In Myxococcus stipitatus, the following are encoded in one genomic region:
- a CDS encoding protein-glutamate O-methyltransferase CheR: MRTGPWSHEGFPSILALVEERAGLAPPSCPASAEEGITRAMARAGITDFDAYRMHIDSDPAAMDDLLTELTIGETYFFRTPEHFEYLRRVILPALREKQGANYNARLWSAGCSSGEEAYSMAALLMNEGWGNHMTVFATDVSRTALARARRAHYGEWSLRGPWAERMRAYLRPEGRQYVLSPEVKQHVRFSYLNLALDTWPSPDSGIWRLDVVFCRNVLIYFNNFTIEGVARRLHASLSEGGFLFTGPSDPPLGGLAPLEPILTEWGVLYRRLPPGTTVAVPDVLSLGEHEGPPPPPAPRMPMVAAPSVAPTSARAGTSPGVPPPRAVPGRMPETTPPKATGAVARRPSAAELGAARAALERGDWHEAATRMGALDADAETAASGVRAIANLDAQAAIYASAEAASRHPLVPGLRYLEALLLLGQGRLPDAERSVRQALYLEPTLAVAWLVLGRVLNQLGDTPGALKALREAEVLCAALPPDSVLPLAEGEHASDLGRAARDERIRLELTMIEGKAP, from the coding sequence GTGAGGACCGGGCCGTGGAGCCACGAGGGCTTCCCTTCCATCCTCGCGCTCGTCGAGGAGCGCGCGGGATTGGCGCCGCCCAGCTGCCCCGCCTCCGCGGAGGAAGGCATCACGCGCGCCATGGCTCGCGCTGGCATCACCGACTTCGACGCGTATCGGATGCACATCGACTCCGACCCGGCGGCGATGGATGACCTCCTGACCGAGCTCACCATCGGCGAGACGTACTTCTTCCGGACGCCCGAGCACTTCGAGTACCTGCGCCGCGTCATCCTCCCCGCCCTGCGCGAGAAGCAAGGCGCGAACTACAACGCGCGGCTGTGGAGCGCGGGGTGTTCCTCTGGCGAGGAGGCCTACTCGATGGCGGCCCTGTTGATGAACGAGGGCTGGGGCAACCACATGACGGTGTTCGCCACCGACGTGTCGCGCACGGCGCTCGCCCGGGCCCGCCGCGCCCACTACGGCGAGTGGTCTTTGCGGGGCCCCTGGGCCGAACGCATGCGCGCGTACCTCCGCCCCGAGGGCCGCCAGTACGTCCTGTCGCCCGAGGTGAAGCAGCACGTGCGCTTCAGCTATCTGAACCTCGCGCTCGACACGTGGCCTTCGCCCGACTCCGGAATCTGGAGGCTGGACGTCGTCTTCTGTCGCAACGTGCTCATCTACTTCAACAACTTCACCATCGAGGGCGTGGCCCGGCGCCTTCATGCGTCGCTGAGTGAAGGAGGGTTTCTCTTCACGGGACCCTCGGACCCACCGCTCGGGGGGCTCGCGCCGCTGGAGCCCATCCTCACCGAGTGGGGAGTGCTCTATCGCCGCCTTCCGCCCGGCACCACTGTGGCCGTCCCCGATGTCTTGTCCCTCGGCGAGCATGAGGGACCGCCCCCACCGCCGGCACCACGCATGCCCATGGTGGCGGCGCCGAGCGTCGCGCCCACGAGCGCTCGGGCCGGCACGAGTCCGGGGGTTCCTCCACCGCGTGCGGTGCCTGGTCGTATGCCGGAGACGACGCCGCCGAAAGCGACCGGCGCGGTGGCTCGGCGTCCAAGCGCGGCCGAGCTTGGCGCGGCGCGAGCGGCACTGGAGCGCGGTGACTGGCACGAGGCCGCGACCCGGATGGGGGCGCTGGACGCGGACGCGGAGACCGCTGCTTCCGGGGTGCGCGCCATCGCGAACCTGGATGCTCAGGCGGCCATCTACGCCAGCGCGGAAGCGGCATCGCGCCATCCGCTGGTTCCTGGACTGCGCTACCTCGAGGCCTTGCTCCTGCTGGGCCAGGGGCGGCTCCCCGATGCGGAGCGCTCCGTGCGACAGGCGCTGTATCTGGAGCCGACCCTCGCCGTGGCGTGGCTGGTCCTGGGGCGTGTGCTGAATCAGCTCGGAGACACGCCTGGCGCGCTCAAGGCCCTGCGCGAGGCAGAGGTCCTCTGCGCG
- a CDS encoding chemotaxis protein CheW, whose translation MGSAPREVLLFTLEGQRYGLPTEDVWELHRAARLTPLPRAPVIIEGLFNLHGRLLPVLDLRRRFRHPPRPLSPSDHFIVAQAGPRRVALRVDRAEGMHVLAPGEWDTSPRELPGVGYVAGAAKLEDGLVLVHDLREFLSEAEALELDAALTASPEQP comes from the coding sequence ATGGGGTCCGCTCCTCGAGAGGTGCTGCTCTTCACCCTGGAAGGCCAGCGCTACGGCCTCCCCACGGAGGACGTGTGGGAACTGCATCGCGCCGCGCGACTGACGCCGCTGCCTCGCGCGCCGGTCATCATTGAAGGGCTGTTCAACCTGCATGGACGGCTGTTGCCCGTGCTGGACTTGCGCCGTCGCTTCCGCCACCCGCCGCGCCCGCTGTCCCCCTCCGACCACTTCATCGTCGCCCAGGCCGGCCCCCGGCGGGTCGCCCTGCGCGTGGACCGCGCCGAGGGCATGCATGTGCTCGCCCCCGGCGAATGGGACACGTCCCCCCGCGAGCTTCCCGGCGTGGGCTATGTGGCCGGCGCCGCCAAGCTGGAGGACGGGCTGGTGTTGGTCCATGACCTGCGCGAGTTCCTCTCCGAGGCCGAGGCGCTGGAGCTGGATGCGGCGCTCACCGCTTCACCGGAGCAGCCGTGA
- a CDS encoding VOC family protein has product MSRFQRITPFFWFPDQAQTEAAVALYTSVFPNSRIVTTTRYLETNASVGQPAGALMTLVFELDGQEFVALNGGPHFKFTEALSLVVNCESQAEVDHYWMELSEGGDERAQQCGWLKDRFGVSWQVVPTELIRLLSDSNAAKARRVTEAMLKMKKLDLDALRRAASESKP; this is encoded by the coding sequence ATGTCCCGCTTCCAACGCATCACGCCGTTCTTCTGGTTCCCGGACCAGGCGCAGACGGAGGCCGCTGTCGCGCTCTACACGTCGGTCTTCCCCAACTCGCGCATCGTCACCACGACGCGCTACCTCGAGACGAACGCCTCGGTGGGCCAACCCGCGGGGGCGCTCATGACCCTGGTGTTCGAGCTCGATGGCCAGGAGTTCGTGGCCCTCAACGGCGGTCCTCACTTCAAGTTCACCGAGGCGCTGTCGTTGGTCGTGAACTGTGAATCACAGGCGGAGGTGGACCACTACTGGATGGAGCTGTCGGAGGGCGGTGACGAACGGGCCCAACAATGTGGCTGGCTCAAGGACCGCTTCGGTGTGTCGTGGCAGGTGGTGCCCACGGAGCTGATTCGGCTGCTCAGCGACTCGAATGCCGCGAAGGCGCGCCGCGTAACGGAGGCGATGCTGAAGATGAAGAAGCTGGACCTCGACGCACTCCGTCGTGCCGCGAGTGAGTCCAAGCCCTAG
- a CDS encoding class I SAM-dependent methyltransferase, whose product MSSTASPLAAPEPWDLVAPEYVRELLPVFETFARDALSRTGAGAGHRVVDVAAGPGTLSLLAARLGVQVTAVDFSPQMIAFLRERAAKEGLNIDTRIGDGMALELAEKSFDAAYSMFGLMFFPDRPRGFRELYRVLRPGGRAVVSSWQPMQNSRSINVFFQSLAELMGGSGGPRDGKMPLSDPETCEQEMSSAGFSQVAVHQVSASAEYPSTVAMVDVMVRSTAPIVLLAKAMGEAWPALHQALTEKIRATLGDGPQAIHFQAYLTAGIR is encoded by the coding sequence ATGTCGTCGACCGCCTCGCCCCTCGCCGCTCCCGAGCCCTGGGACCTCGTCGCACCCGAGTACGTTCGCGAGCTGCTCCCCGTGTTCGAGACCTTCGCGAGGGATGCGCTGTCACGCACGGGCGCCGGGGCGGGCCATCGCGTGGTGGACGTGGCGGCGGGTCCGGGCACGCTCTCGCTGCTCGCGGCACGCCTGGGCGTCCAGGTGACGGCGGTGGACTTCTCGCCCCAGATGATTGCCTTCCTGCGCGAGCGCGCCGCGAAGGAGGGATTGAACATCGACACGCGCATCGGCGATGGCATGGCCTTGGAGCTGGCGGAGAAGTCCTTCGACGCGGCCTACTCGATGTTCGGCCTGATGTTCTTCCCGGACCGCCCGCGCGGCTTCCGTGAGCTGTACCGCGTGCTGCGTCCAGGTGGACGCGCCGTCGTGTCCAGTTGGCAGCCCATGCAGAACTCGCGGAGCATCAACGTCTTCTTCCAGAGCCTCGCGGAGCTCATGGGCGGCAGCGGAGGTCCTCGCGATGGGAAGATGCCGCTGTCGGACCCGGAGACCTGCGAGCAGGAGATGTCCTCCGCTGGCTTCAGCCAGGTGGCCGTGCACCAGGTCAGCGCCTCCGCCGAGTACCCCTCCACCGTCGCGATGGTGGATGTCATGGTGCGCTCGACCGCGCCCATCGTCTTGTTGGCGAAGGCCATGGGCGAGGCGTGGCCCGCGCTCCACCAGGCCCTGACAGAGAAGATTCGCGCCACCCTGGGCGATGGCCCACAAGCCATCCACTTCCAGGCGTATCTCACCGCTGGCATCCGTTAG
- a CDS encoding Kelch repeat-containing protein has product MKVLLRFAGVLGVVVGLQLFACIDVDGAVTGFCADKPEALGCSDGGADAGDGGTGEIPDGGYEPPGWKEGPDMDTPRAGHTATKLSDGSVLVVGGEQSAGQPVAGVELYLPKENRWKLTGSLKTARADHTATLLSGDRVLVVGGRGPNGLDLSSAEIFDPVSKTWSPAGTMPSGARASHAAALLPSGEVLVAGGGMGAMMGNSDLYSPGSGTWRSAGSLKDLRNTLTLTVVNGKAVAIGGFNSFGALATAEQYDPPPSGTGWSALPGQMAERRNGHAATPLLSGKVLVTGSRVGSNPAQVSAAVELLDMAGPSWSTQPSLKEARFGHTATELMSGQVLVTGGWKDDHQTPRASAELYLPGGGWTLIAPMSTARAFHTATRLDSGAVLIVGGVTSTGMVRSTERYVPER; this is encoded by the coding sequence ATGAAGGTGCTGCTCCGCTTCGCGGGAGTCCTGGGTGTCGTGGTGGGCCTCCAGCTCTTCGCGTGTATCGACGTTGATGGCGCGGTCACCGGGTTCTGCGCCGACAAGCCCGAGGCCCTGGGGTGCTCCGATGGAGGCGCCGACGCGGGCGACGGCGGCACCGGCGAGATTCCGGATGGTGGATATGAACCGCCAGGATGGAAGGAGGGGCCCGACATGGATACCCCTCGCGCGGGCCACACCGCGACGAAGCTGAGCGACGGCTCGGTGCTGGTGGTGGGCGGAGAGCAGAGCGCCGGGCAGCCTGTCGCGGGGGTGGAGCTCTACCTTCCCAAGGAGAATCGCTGGAAGCTCACGGGTTCGCTGAAGACGGCACGCGCGGACCACACCGCCACGCTCTTGTCGGGCGACCGGGTGCTGGTCGTGGGCGGACGAGGGCCGAACGGGCTCGACCTGTCCAGCGCGGAGATATTCGACCCGGTCTCCAAGACGTGGTCTCCCGCGGGGACAATGCCCTCCGGAGCCCGGGCCAGCCATGCCGCGGCCCTGCTGCCCTCGGGCGAGGTCCTGGTGGCCGGGGGCGGGATGGGCGCCATGATGGGGAACTCGGACCTCTACTCGCCCGGCAGTGGCACCTGGCGGAGCGCGGGTTCGCTCAAGGACCTTCGCAACACGCTGACGCTCACCGTGGTGAATGGGAAGGCGGTGGCGATTGGAGGGTTCAACAGCTTCGGCGCGCTGGCCACCGCGGAGCAGTACGACCCGCCGCCGTCCGGCACGGGCTGGAGCGCTCTTCCGGGGCAGATGGCGGAGCGGCGCAATGGTCATGCGGCGACCCCGCTGCTCTCCGGAAAGGTCCTCGTCACCGGCTCGCGCGTGGGCTCCAATCCCGCGCAGGTCAGCGCGGCCGTGGAGCTGCTCGACATGGCGGGGCCGTCCTGGTCGACGCAGCCGAGCCTGAAGGAGGCGCGCTTCGGCCACACCGCCACGGAGCTGATGTCCGGGCAGGTGCTCGTCACCGGCGGATGGAAGGACGACCACCAGACACCGCGCGCCTCCGCCGAGCTCTACCTGCCCGGCGGTGGCTGGACGCTCATCGCGCCGATGTCCACGGCCCGGGCCTTCCATACGGCTACGCGCCTGGACTCGGGCGCGGTGCTCATCGTCGGAGGGGTGACGTCCACGGGCATGGTGCGGAGCACCGAGAGGTACGTGCCCGAGCGCTGA
- a CDS encoding alpha/beta fold hydrolase: MSSSLTAFVAGWSLLFAAPASATPPPPSTAVPRFEPTPCPDTVDPSERIDCGVLVVPENRARKDSRDIRLPVMRLRSRAEHPAPDPVLFMPGGPGVSALERLRSGRKNPLLDERDMVVIEPRGGRMARPALECPDINALKGEVAAGRLRGQKAREAMTEAARRCRATLTAAGVDLDGYTTSATADDLDALREALGYRTMNLQGLSYSTRLMLTVLRRHPAGVRSLILDSVLPPEVTFDEVAAMNVWRSLNLVFDGCAIDRECGAAHPDLRKRFSQLVAAADRKPLPLVRKESVTKGRPVEVRGAQVVDALYSAMHDPQRIPLIPRVISRAAAGDYSELTPLVEDSQGPSTMTWGLRLSVWCSEEIPFEDPARITAQRSPAMGLGGTDEGTASVETCRAWNVAPVPAEENTAVKSTVPVLVFAGEFDPDTPPEWGRQLLESMPEARYVEFRGHSHAASFNLCGLQITQAFLRDPKGPLPLDCAMKLRGADFGKSAATP; encoded by the coding sequence ATGTCCTCGAGCCTCACCGCCTTCGTCGCGGGCTGGTCCCTCTTGTTCGCCGCGCCAGCCTCGGCCACTCCCCCGCCGCCGTCGACCGCGGTGCCCCGGTTCGAGCCCACGCCCTGCCCGGACACCGTCGACCCGAGTGAGCGCATCGACTGCGGCGTGCTGGTCGTCCCCGAGAACCGGGCCCGGAAGGACAGCCGCGACATCCGCCTCCCGGTCATGAGGCTGCGCAGCCGCGCGGAGCATCCCGCCCCGGACCCGGTGCTCTTCATGCCCGGGGGCCCAGGCGTCAGCGCCCTCGAGCGGCTGCGCTCGGGCCGGAAGAACCCCCTGCTCGACGAGCGGGACATGGTCGTCATCGAGCCTCGGGGCGGGAGGATGGCGCGGCCCGCGCTCGAGTGCCCGGACATCAACGCCCTCAAAGGGGAGGTGGCCGCGGGCCGGCTGCGGGGACAGAAGGCGCGGGAGGCCATGACCGAGGCGGCCCGTCGCTGCCGCGCGACGCTGACGGCGGCGGGGGTGGACCTGGATGGCTACACGACGTCCGCCACCGCCGACGACCTCGACGCGCTCCGCGAGGCGCTCGGCTACCGGACGATGAACCTCCAGGGTCTCTCGTACAGCACGCGGCTGATGCTCACGGTGCTGCGCAGGCACCCCGCCGGTGTGCGCTCACTCATCCTGGACTCCGTGCTGCCGCCGGAAGTGACCTTCGACGAGGTCGCCGCCATGAATGTGTGGCGCTCGCTCAATCTCGTCTTCGACGGGTGCGCCATCGACCGGGAGTGCGGCGCCGCGCATCCCGACCTGCGCAAGCGCTTCAGCCAGCTCGTCGCCGCGGCGGACCGCAAGCCCCTGCCGCTCGTGCGGAAGGAGTCCGTGACGAAAGGCCGGCCCGTGGAGGTGCGAGGAGCCCAGGTGGTCGACGCCCTCTACTCGGCGATGCACGACCCTCAGCGGATTCCCCTCATCCCCCGCGTCATCAGCCGGGCGGCGGCGGGCGACTACTCGGAGCTGACGCCGCTGGTGGAGGACAGCCAGGGCCCGTCCACCATGACGTGGGGCCTGCGGCTGTCGGTCTGGTGTTCGGAGGAGATTCCGTTCGAAGACCCGGCGCGCATCACCGCGCAGCGCTCGCCCGCCATGGGGCTGGGAGGCACGGACGAAGGAACGGCGTCGGTGGAGACCTGCCGCGCCTGGAACGTCGCCCCCGTGCCCGCCGAGGAGAACACCGCCGTGAAGAGCACCGTGCCCGTGCTCGTCTTCGCCGGGGAGTTCGACCCGGACACGCCTCCGGAGTGGGGGCGCCAGTTGCTCGAGTCCATGCCCGAGGCGCGCTACGTGGAGTTCCGCGGCCACAGCCACGCCGCGTCGTTCAACCTGTGCGGCCTGCAAATCACCCAGGCGTTCCTGCGCGACCCCAAGGGGCCACTCCCCCTGGACTGCGCCATGAAGCTTCGCGGCGCGGACTTCGGCAAGAGCGCGGCGACGCCTTGA
- a CDS encoding LysR family transcriptional regulator — protein sequence MISPTLDARRLTCFIAVAETLHFRKAAERLRLAQPALSQQIRRLEEELGCQLLRRDRRRVELTPAGRTLLEAGRRALAQLSHAAEAAQRTAAGQASLLRVGFLSPAAFALVPDVLSRLRAEHPEVHLMLREADSTTLLEEVRLGLLDVAFVRGPITAAGVRIDALHREPLVLVLPSSHRLAKRQRVPLARLADEPFIGFPRETAPSLHDAMTGLCLEAGFAPSFVSEAGEWYTIVSLVAAGLGCAILPESVRTFTREGAVYRAVEGPSRHVELAIARGPVPPGPALRACLRIVSDLTSVDLA from the coding sequence GTGATCTCACCCACGCTCGATGCCCGTCGCCTGACTTGTTTCATCGCCGTCGCGGAGACGCTGCACTTCCGCAAGGCCGCCGAGCGGCTGCGCCTGGCGCAACCCGCGCTCAGCCAGCAGATTCGCCGCCTGGAGGAAGAGCTGGGCTGCCAGTTGTTGCGCAGGGACCGCAGGCGCGTGGAGCTCACGCCCGCGGGCCGCACGCTGCTGGAGGCGGGGCGGCGCGCGCTCGCCCAGTTGTCACATGCCGCCGAAGCGGCGCAGCGCACCGCGGCGGGACAGGCGTCGCTCTTGCGAGTGGGGTTCCTGAGCCCCGCGGCCTTCGCGCTCGTTCCCGACGTCTTGAGCCGGCTGCGCGCCGAACACCCGGAGGTCCACCTGATGCTGCGCGAGGCGGACAGCACCACGCTGCTGGAGGAGGTCCGCCTGGGGCTGCTCGACGTGGCGTTCGTTCGCGGCCCCATCACCGCGGCGGGCGTGCGCATCGACGCGCTCCACCGCGAGCCGCTCGTGCTGGTGTTGCCCTCCAGCCACCGCCTCGCGAAGCGCCAGCGCGTCCCGCTCGCGCGCCTCGCCGACGAGCCCTTCATCGGCTTTCCGCGAGAGACCGCGCCGTCGTTGCACGATGCGATGACGGGGCTGTGTCTGGAGGCGGGCTTCGCTCCCTCGTTCGTCTCGGAAGCGGGGGAGTGGTACACGATTGTCAGCCTGGTGGCCGCCGGGCTCGGGTGCGCCATCCTTCCGGAGTCCGTGCGCACCTTCACGCGCGAGGGCGCCGTCTATCGCGCCGTCGAGGGGCCTTCGAGGCACGTGGAGCTCGCCATCGCCAGGGGCCCCGTGCCGCCGGGTCCCGCCCTGCGCGCCTGCCTGCGAATCGTCTCCGACCTGACCTCCGTGGACCTCGCCTGA
- a CDS encoding CHASE domain-containing protein: MPTPTTAHPRRNAPALGALLMGLLITAVATAYVQRGVDLRREQRFENAVQDGTVALLQRMDMYQAMLLGTRGMFSGSQQVERQEFRAYVESLEARQRYPGIQSIGFARWLRRDDVPRHEARMRAEGIPGYQVRPTGSRAEYAVIVMLEPFNPRNATLLGLDVLAEPAQHPALRRAMETGEPSATGLVWQAPVAGEAPQARSGFLIYVPLYDEPEPRTPEARRAQLEGFVFGAFDMRDLVEGLRFQGFQTLIDLDIYAGTDVQQAALLYASSRPHPASDTERGALREQLTVHVAGAPWTLVFTTRQAFPAVTRSSHPATVAGGGLVMSLLLFLVTRAQVNARASAEQASVEQQRLASEAQAAVRVRDEFLSVAAHELRTPLTSLKLQLQLLFRQLHHEGPLDTERLERGVETCERQMTRLTKLVDSLLDVSRLSSGRMELQLEPLELGELVREMARRFEMEAQAAGVRLDVDVPQPVTGRWDRLRLEQVITNLMSNALKYGHGAPVDVRVRGDEREARLEVQDRGIGIAPEDVGRVFDRFERAVSSRHYGGLGLGLFITRQLVEAHGGIIYLESTPGQGTTFIVHLPRAGRGGVT; encoded by the coding sequence CAGCGCATGGACATGTACCAGGCCATGCTGTTGGGCACGCGCGGGATGTTCAGCGGCAGCCAGCAGGTGGAGCGCCAGGAGTTCCGCGCGTACGTCGAGAGCCTGGAGGCCCGGCAGCGCTATCCCGGCATCCAGAGCATCGGCTTCGCCCGATGGCTGCGGCGCGACGACGTACCCCGGCATGAAGCCCGGATGCGGGCCGAGGGCATCCCCGGCTACCAGGTGCGTCCCACCGGCTCGCGCGCCGAGTACGCCGTCATCGTCATGCTGGAGCCCTTCAACCCGCGCAACGCCACGCTCCTGGGGTTGGACGTGTTGGCGGAGCCCGCGCAGCACCCCGCGCTGCGACGCGCGATGGAGACCGGAGAGCCCTCCGCCACGGGCCTGGTGTGGCAGGCGCCCGTGGCGGGTGAGGCCCCCCAGGCCCGCTCCGGCTTCCTCATCTACGTCCCACTCTACGATGAACCAGAGCCCCGGACTCCCGAGGCCCGGCGCGCCCAGCTCGAGGGGTTCGTCTTCGGCGCCTTCGACATGCGGGACCTGGTGGAGGGCTTGCGCTTCCAGGGCTTCCAGACGCTCATCGACCTGGACATCTACGCGGGGACGGATGTGCAACAGGCCGCCCTGCTCTACGCCTCCTCCCGCCCCCACCCGGCCTCGGACACCGAGCGCGGCGCGTTGCGCGAGCAGCTCACCGTCCACGTGGCCGGAGCGCCCTGGACGCTGGTGTTCACCACGCGCCAGGCCTTCCCGGCGGTGACCCGCTCCAGCCATCCGGCCACGGTGGCGGGAGGCGGGCTGGTGATGTCGCTGCTCTTGTTCCTCGTCACCCGCGCGCAGGTGAATGCACGTGCGTCCGCGGAGCAGGCCAGCGTGGAGCAGCAGCGGCTGGCGAGCGAAGCCCAGGCGGCGGTGCGGGTGCGCGACGAGTTCCTCAGCGTGGCCGCGCACGAGCTGCGCACGCCCCTCACCTCACTGAAGCTCCAGCTGCAGCTCCTCTTCCGGCAGTTGCATCACGAGGGCCCGCTGGACACGGAGCGCCTGGAGCGCGGCGTGGAGACGTGTGAGCGGCAGATGACGCGCTTGACCAAGCTGGTGGACAGCCTGCTGGATGTCTCGCGCTTGTCGAGCGGGAGGATGGAGCTCCAGCTGGAGCCGCTGGAGTTGGGGGAGCTGGTGCGGGAGATGGCCCGGCGCTTCGAGATGGAGGCGCAGGCCGCGGGCGTGCGGCTGGACGTGGACGTGCCCCAGCCCGTCACCGGCCGATGGGACCGGCTCCGGCTGGAGCAGGTCATCACCAACCTGATGTCCAACGCGCTGAAGTATGGACACGGCGCCCCCGTGGACGTGCGCGTCCGCGGCGACGAGCGCGAGGCCCGGCTGGAGGTCCAGGACCGGGGCATCGGCATTGCCCCCGAGGACGTGGGGCGCGTCTTCGACCGCTTCGAGCGCGCCGTGTCCAGCCGCCACTACGGCGGACTGGGACTGGGGCTGTTCATCACGCGCCAGCTCGTCGAGGCCCATGGCGGCATCATCTACCTGGAGAGCACACCGGGACAGGGGACGACCTTCATCGTCCACCTGCCCCGCGCCGGCCGCGGCGGCGTGACGTGA